From Budorcas taxicolor isolate Tak-1 chromosome 19, Takin1.1, whole genome shotgun sequence, the proteins below share one genomic window:
- the LHX1 gene encoding LIM/homeobox protein Lhx1 has product MVHCAGCKRPILDRFLLNVLDRAWHVKCVQCCECKCNLTEKCFSREGKLYCKNDFFRCFGTKCAGCAQGISPSDLVRRARSKVFHLNCFTCMMCNKQLSTGEELYIIDENKFVCKEDYLSNSSVAKENSLHSATTGSDPSLSPDSQDPSQDDAKDSESANVSDKEGGSNENDDQNLGAKRRGPRTTIKAKQLETLKAAFAATPKPTRHIREQLAQETGLNMRVIQVWFQNRRSKERRMKQLSALGARRHAFFRSPRRMRPLVDRLEPGELLPSGPFSFYGDYQSEYYGPGGNYDFFPQGPPSSQAQTPVDLPFVPSSGPSGTPLGGLEHPLPGHHPSSEAQRFTDILAHPPGDSPSPEPSLPGPLHSMSAEVFGPSPPFSSLSVNGGASYGNHLSHPPEMNEAAVW; this is encoded by the exons ATGGTGCACTGTGCCGGCTGCAAAAGGCCCATCCTGGACCGCTTCCTCTTGAACGTGCTGGACAGGGCCTGGCACGTCAAGTGCGTCCAGTGCTGTGAATGTAAATGCAACCTGACCGAGAAGTGCTTCTCCCGGGAAGGCAAGCTCTACTGCAAAAACGACTTCTTCCG GTGTTTCGGTACCAAGTGTGCCGGCTGCGCGCAGGGCATCTCCCCTAGCGACCTGGTGCGAAGAGCGCGGAGCAAAGTGTTTCACCTGAACTGCTTCACCTGCATGATGTGTAACAAGCAGCTATCCACCGGCGAGGAGCTCTACATCATCGATGAGAACAAGTTTGTCTGCAAAGAGGATTACCTAAGCAACAGCAGTGTCGCCAAAGAGAACAGCCTCCACTCGG ccaCCACGGGCAGTGACCCCAGTTTGTCTCCGGACTCCCAAGACCCGTCGCAGGACGACGCCAAGGACTCGGAGAGCGCCAACGTGTCGGACAAGGAAGGGGGCAGCAATGAGAACGACGACCAGAACCTGGGGGCCAAGCGGAGAGGGCCTCGCACCACCATCAAGGCCAAGCAGCTGGAGACGCTGAAGGCCGCCTTCGCCGCCACACCCAAGCCCACGCGCCACATCCGCGAGCAGCTGGCTCAGGAGACCGGCCTCAACATGCGTGTCATCCAG GTCTGGTTCCAGAACCGACGCTCCAAGGAACGGAGGATGAAGCAGCTGAGCGCGCTGGGCGCCCGGCGCCACGCCTTCTTCCGCAGTCCGCGCCGAATGCGGCCGCTCGTGGACCGCCTGGAGCCGGGCGAGCTCCTTCCCAGCGGGCCCTTCTCCTTCTACGGAG ATTACCAGAGCGAGTACTACGGGCCCGGAGGCAATTACGACTTCTTTCCGCAAGGCCCCCCGTCCTCGCAGGCTCAGACGCCGGTGGACCTGCCCTTCGTGCCGTCGTCCGGGCCTTCCGGGACACCCCTGGGTGGCCTGGAGCACCCGCTGCCCGGCCACCACCCGTCGAGTGAGGCGCAGCGGTTCACCGACATCCTGGCGCATCCTCCCGGGGACTCGCCCAGCCCCGAGCCCAGCCTGCCCGGGCCTCTCCACTCCATGTCGGCCGAGGTCTTCGGGCCCAGCCCACCCTTCTCGTCGCTGTCGGTCAACGGCGGGGCGAGCTATGGGAACCACCTGTCTCACCCCCCAGAAATGAACGAGGCGGCCGTGTGGTAG